A single Pseudomonas putida DNA region contains:
- a CDS encoding sigma-70 family RNA polymerase sigma factor gives MPTADTPSPYPLEQLYSEHHGWLFGWLRRKLRCPHSAADLTQDTFVRILASRDALLNMREPRAFLSTTARRLLIDRVRRQQIEQAYLQELALAAEALEGHQSPEQIHITLQALEQIAFLLEGLHSKAREAFVCYYLDELSQPQIAERLAISTRMVRKYLAQALVHCHRSLDYAEP, from the coding sequence ATGCCTACAGCCGACACGCCGAGCCCGTATCCGCTTGAACAGCTGTACAGCGAGCACCATGGCTGGTTGTTCGGCTGGTTGCGGCGCAAGCTGCGTTGCCCGCACAGTGCCGCCGACCTGACTCAAGACACGTTCGTGCGCATCCTCGCCTCGCGCGATGCGCTGCTGAACATGCGCGAGCCCCGTGCCTTCCTCAGCACCACGGCGCGGCGGCTGCTGATCGACCGGGTCCGTCGCCAACAGATCGAACAGGCCTACCTGCAAGAGCTGGCACTGGCCGCCGAAGCCCTGGAAGGGCACCAGTCGCCGGAACAGATCCATATCACCTTGCAAGCCCTCGAACAGATTGCCTTCCTGCTGGAGGGCTTGCACAGCAAGGCGCGTGAGGCCTTTGTCTGTTACTACCTGGACGAACTGAGCCAACCGCAGATCGCCGAGCGCCTGGCGATCTCCACGCGCATGGTCCGCAAGTACCTCGCGCAGGCCCTGGTGCATTGCCACCGTTCGCTGGATTACGCCGAGCCGTGA
- the cyoB gene encoding cytochrome o ubiquinol oxidase subunit I, with product MFGKLTLEAIPFHEPIVMVTLAMIALGGIAVVGAITYFRKWTYLWTEWLTTVDHKKIGVMYIVVAMVMLLRGFADAIMMRTQLAAATGGSEGYLPPEHYDQIFTAHGVIMIIFMAMPFFTGLMNLAVPLQIGARDVAFPFLNSLSFYLLLAGVLLVNISLGVGEFAKTGWVAYPPLAGIQYSPGVGVDYYIWALQLSGLGTTLTGVNFLVTVMKMRAPGMKLMDMPIFTWTCTWANVLIVASFPILTAALALLTVDRYLDFHIFTNELGGNPMMYVNLFWAWGHPEVYILILPAFGVFSEVTSTFSGKRLFGHHSMIYASGAIAVLGFAVWLHHFFTMGAGASVNTFFGLATMLISIPTGVKLFNWLFTMYQGRVRFTAPMLWTLGFMITFSIGGMTGVLLAVPGADFVLHNSLFVIAHFHNVIIGGAVFGYIAGFAYWWPKAFGFKLNEKWGKAAFWFWISGFYVAFMPLYALGFMGMTRRLNHSDNPLWEPYLYVAVVGAVLILFGIACQLIQIVVSIRDREQNLDVTGDPWGGRTLEWSTSSPPPFYNFAHMPEKVGLDCWNEAKEAGVAYKVPGKYEAIHMPNNTATGLFMGMFLTVFGFAFIWHIWWLVGASLLATIAVFVRHAARDDQGYMVPAEEVARIEGERLKALAKAGALPAGARVESFERV from the coding sequence ATGTTCGGTAAATTAACCCTGGAGGCGATACCCTTCCACGAGCCGATAGTCATGGTGACGCTTGCCATGATCGCGCTCGGGGGTATTGCTGTCGTTGGTGCTATCACCTATTTCCGCAAGTGGACCTACTTGTGGACCGAGTGGTTGACCACCGTCGACCACAAGAAAATCGGGGTGATGTACATCGTCGTCGCGATGGTCATGCTGCTGCGCGGCTTCGCCGACGCCATCATGATGCGTACTCAGCTGGCTGCCGCTACCGGTGGCTCCGAAGGCTACCTGCCGCCTGAACACTATGACCAGATCTTCACCGCTCACGGTGTGATCATGATCATCTTCATGGCGATGCCGTTCTTCACCGGCCTGATGAACCTCGCGGTTCCTCTGCAGATCGGTGCACGTGACGTTGCCTTCCCGTTCCTGAACTCCCTGAGCTTCTACCTGCTGCTGGCAGGCGTGCTGCTGGTCAACATCTCGCTGGGCGTTGGTGAATTCGCCAAGACCGGCTGGGTTGCCTATCCGCCGCTCGCGGGCATTCAGTACAGCCCTGGGGTGGGTGTCGACTACTACATCTGGGCGCTACAGCTCTCAGGCTTGGGTACGACACTGACCGGCGTGAACTTCCTCGTCACCGTGATGAAGATGCGCGCACCTGGCATGAAGCTGATGGACATGCCGATCTTCACCTGGACCTGCACCTGGGCCAACGTGCTGATCGTGGCTTCGTTCCCGATCCTGACCGCTGCACTCGCTCTGCTGACTGTTGACCGTTATCTGGACTTCCACATTTTCACCAACGAGCTTGGTGGGAACCCGATGATGTACGTCAACCTGTTCTGGGCGTGGGGTCACCCCGAGGTTTACATCCTGATCCTGCCGGCCTTCGGCGTGTTCTCGGAAGTGACTTCGACCTTCTCCGGCAAGCGTCTGTTCGGCCACCACTCGATGATCTACGCATCGGGCGCCATTGCCGTTCTGGGCTTCGCTGTATGGCTGCACCACTTCTTCACCATGGGTGCCGGCGCCAGCGTCAACACCTTCTTCGGCCTGGCGACGATGCTGATCTCCATTCCGACTGGTGTGAAGCTGTTCAACTGGCTGTTCACCATGTACCAGGGCCGTGTGCGTTTCACCGCACCGATGCTGTGGACCCTGGGCTTCATGATCACCTTCTCGATCGGTGGCATGACTGGCGTTCTGCTGGCTGTTCCAGGTGCTGACTTCGTCCTGCACAACAGCCTGTTCGTAATTGCTCACTTCCACAACGTGATCATTGGTGGTGCGGTATTCGGCTACATCGCCGGCTTCGCCTACTGGTGGCCAAAAGCGTTCGGCTTCAAGCTGAACGAGAAGTGGGGCAAAGCTGCATTCTGGTTCTGGATCTCTGGCTTCTACGTAGCGTTCATGCCGCTGTACGCCCTGGGCTTCATGGGCATGACCCGTCGTCTGAACCACTCCGACAACCCACTGTGGGAACCCTACCTGTACGTAGCCGTTGTCGGCGCCGTGCTGATCCTGTTCGGTATCGCTTGCCAGCTGATCCAGATCGTCGTTTCGATCCGCGATCGCGAGCAGAACCTGGACGTGACCGGCGACCCATGGGGCGGCCGTACCCTGGAATGGTCGACTTCGTCGCCACCTCCGTTCTACAACTTCGCCCACATGCCTGAGAAAGTTGGCCTGGACTGCTGGAACGAAGCCAAGGAAGCCGGCGTTGCCTACAAGGTGCCGGGCAAGTACGAAGCGATCCACATGCCGAACAACACCGCTACCGGTCTGTTCATGGGTATGTTCCTGACTGTCTTCGGCTTCGCTTTCATCTGGCACATCTGGTGGCTGGTTGGCGCGAGCCTGCTGGCAACCATCGCGGTCTTCGTTCGCCACGCTGCGCGTGACGACCAGGGCTACATGGTTCCGGCCGAAGAAGTGGCGCGCATCGAAGGCGAGCGTCTCAAAGCGCTGGCCAAAGCAGGTGCTCTGCCTGCCGGCGCACGTGTCGAATCGTTTGAACGGGTGTAA
- a CDS encoding disulfide bond formation protein B has translation MNEQSLRLNRERRFLVLLGVICLALIGGALYMQVVLGEAPCPLCILQRYALLFIAIFAFIAAAMPGRRSLTLFEGLVVLSAIGGIIAAGNHVYILANPMVSCGIDTLQPIVDDLPLAKLWPLAFQVDGFCSTPYPPILGLSLAQWALVAFVLTAILVPFGIYRNRRQS, from the coding sequence ATGAACGAACAATCCTTGCGCCTGAACCGCGAACGGCGCTTTCTGGTGCTGCTGGGGGTGATCTGCCTCGCCCTGATCGGCGGAGCGCTATACATGCAGGTGGTACTGGGCGAGGCACCTTGCCCGTTGTGCATCCTGCAACGCTATGCCTTGCTCTTTATAGCCATCTTCGCGTTCATTGCCGCCGCCATGCCCGGGCGTCGCAGCCTGACCCTGTTCGAGGGCCTGGTGGTGCTCAGCGCAATCGGCGGAATCATTGCGGCTGGCAACCATGTGTATATACTCGCCAACCCCATGGTCAGTTGCGGCATCGATACCCTGCAGCCGATCGTCGACGACCTGCCCCTGGCCAAGCTCTGGCCGCTGGCGTTCCAGGTCGATGGCTTCTGCAGCACGCCGTACCCACCGATCCTCGGTTTGTCGCTGGCGCAGTGGGCACTGGTGGCGTTCGTCCTGACCGCCATCCTGGTACCGTTCGGCATCTACCGCAACCGGCGCCAGTCTTAG
- a CDS encoding lysozyme inhibitor LprI family protein produces MNTRYLMLLAFLAPMALADDNSPAYSQCMDKASSTVAMSSCIQAETQLQDQRLNRVYKQLVGKLESGPQKSLRDVQRQWIAYRDANCKFHVQASGGTMAQLEGGMCVLDMTRERAAELERILSPGH; encoded by the coding sequence ATGAACACACGGTATCTGATGCTCCTGGCCTTTTTGGCGCCAATGGCGCTGGCCGACGACAACTCGCCGGCTTACAGCCAGTGCATGGACAAGGCCTCCAGCACGGTGGCCATGAGCAGTTGCATCCAGGCGGAGACCCAGCTTCAGGACCAGCGCCTGAATAGGGTCTACAAGCAACTGGTGGGCAAGCTCGAGAGCGGGCCGCAGAAGAGCCTGCGCGATGTGCAGCGACAGTGGATCGCCTATCGTGATGCGAACTGCAAGTTCCATGTGCAGGCCAGTGGCGGGACCATGGCGCAGCTGGAGGGCGGCATGTGTGTGCTGGACATGACCCGCGAGCGTGCGGCGGAGCTGGAGCGAATACTCAGTCCCGGGCACTGA
- a CDS encoding YkgJ family cysteine cluster protein, with protein sequence MSEYNPCLDCGACCGYFRVSFFWGECQSAGGLVPDDLVVQINPTRVAMIGTDAKPCRCVSLQGEIGTEVACTIYANRSSPCREFEASWEGGVHNPSCDDARAAYGLPPLTPPGANEPHWPDDGAEVA encoded by the coding sequence ATGTCCGAATACAACCCTTGCCTTGACTGCGGCGCCTGCTGCGGGTATTTCCGTGTGTCCTTCTTCTGGGGCGAATGCCAGTCTGCCGGCGGCCTTGTGCCGGACGACCTGGTGGTACAGATCAACCCCACCCGTGTTGCCATGATCGGCACCGACGCCAAACCTTGCCGCTGCGTGAGCCTGCAGGGCGAGATCGGCACCGAAGTGGCGTGTACCATCTACGCCAACCGTTCCAGCCCGTGCCGCGAGTTCGAGGCATCGTGGGAGGGTGGGGTGCATAACCCGAGCTGTGACGATGCGCGGGCGGCCTATGGGCTGCCGCCACTGACCCCGCCGGGGGCCAACGAGCCGCATTGGCCCGATGATGGGGCCGAGGTGGCCTGA
- the hmpA gene encoding NO-inducible flavohemoprotein yields MLNAEQRAIIKATVPLLETGGETLTTHFYKMMLSEYPEVRPLFNQAHQASGDQPRALANGVLMYARHIDQLEQLGGLVGQIINKHVALQILPEHYPIVGSCLLRAIEEVLGKEIATPEVIAAWAAAYGQLADILIGAEENLYKQKEEAAGGWRGTREFRLARREQESSEITSFYFAPVDGQPVLKAEPGQYIGLQLFIDGAEQRRNYSLSALCDGQGYRISVKREEGGKVSNYLHDELVVGDSLQLFPPAGDFTLAASDKPLVLISGGVGITPTLAMLEAALKTQRPVHFIHCARNGAVHAFRDWIDGLAERHPQLKRFYCYAEQEGAQNADAVGLLSQDLLGEWLPRERDVDAYFLGPKGFMAAVKRQLKGLGVPEQQSRYEFFGPAAALE; encoded by the coding sequence ATGCTTAATGCCGAACAACGTGCAATCATCAAAGCCACTGTCCCCCTGCTGGAAACCGGTGGTGAAACCCTGACCACCCACTTCTACAAGATGATGCTCAGCGAGTACCCAGAGGTACGCCCGCTGTTCAACCAGGCCCACCAGGCCAGTGGCGACCAGCCGCGGGCGCTGGCCAATGGCGTGCTGATGTATGCCCGGCACATCGACCAGCTTGAACAGCTAGGTGGCCTGGTCGGCCAGATCATCAACAAACACGTTGCCCTGCAGATTCTGCCGGAACACTACCCGATCGTCGGCAGCTGCCTGCTGCGAGCCATCGAAGAAGTGCTGGGCAAGGAAATCGCCACGCCTGAAGTCATCGCCGCCTGGGCCGCTGCCTATGGCCAGCTGGCCGACATCCTCATCGGTGCCGAAGAAAACCTCTATAAACAGAAGGAAGAGGCCGCCGGCGGCTGGCGCGGAACCCGCGAATTCCGCTTGGCCCGTCGCGAACAGGAAAGCAGCGAGATCACCTCGTTCTACTTTGCCCCGGTGGATGGCCAGCCAGTGCTCAAGGCCGAACCAGGCCAGTACATCGGCCTGCAGCTGTTCATTGACGGTGCCGAGCAGCGCCGCAACTACTCGCTGTCGGCCCTGTGCGACGGCCAGGGGTACCGCATCAGCGTCAAGCGCGAGGAGGGCGGCAAGGTCTCCAACTACCTGCATGATGAGCTGGTGGTGGGAGATTCCCTGCAGCTGTTCCCGCCAGCGGGTGACTTCACCCTGGCGGCCAGCGACAAGCCACTGGTGCTGATCAGCGGAGGTGTTGGCATTACCCCGACCCTGGCGATGCTCGAAGCGGCCCTGAAGACCCAGCGCCCGGTGCATTTCATTCACTGCGCACGTAACGGTGCGGTGCACGCGTTCCGCGACTGGATCGATGGCCTGGCCGAGCGCCACCCGCAGCTCAAGCGCTTCTACTGCTATGCCGAGCAAGAGGGTGCGCAGAATGCCGACGCGGTTGGCCTGCTGAGCCAGGACCTGCTGGGTGAGTGGCTGCCGCGTGAGCGCGATGTGGACGCCTACTTCCTCGGGCCGAAAGGTTTCATGGCGGCGGTCAAGCGCCAGCTGAAGGGCCTGGGTGTGCCAGAGCAGCAGAGCCGTTACGAGTTCTTCGGCCCGGCGGCTGCCCTGGAATAA
- the cyoE gene encoding heme o synthase: MSVKHFIQITKPGIIFGNVLSVAGGFFLASKGHVDFALFLAVVIGTSLVVASGCVFNNCIDRDIDHKMERTKNRVMVQGGMSLTLALVYATLLGVAGFSLLYVQANPLSAFCAAVGFVVYVGFYSLWLKRKSVHGTLVGSLSGAMPPVIGYCAVSNSFDLAAVTLLVMFSLWQMPHSFAIAIFRFKDYSAANIPVLPVARGVLAAKKQIVLYVLAFLLATLMLTLGGYAGLGYLAVAAAMGLYWLYMAWGGYKAEDDSKWARKVFGFSILTVTALSVMMGVDSQTAADVLMTYAR; the protein is encoded by the coding sequence ATGTCCGTTAAGCACTTTATCCAAATCACCAAACCGGGGATCATTTTCGGTAACGTGCTTTCCGTGGCAGGCGGTTTCTTCCTTGCCTCGAAGGGCCATGTGGATTTCGCCCTGTTCCTGGCGGTGGTGATCGGTACTTCGCTGGTGGTGGCGTCCGGATGCGTGTTCAACAACTGCATCGACCGTGACATCGACCACAAGATGGAGCGCACCAAGAACCGCGTCATGGTGCAGGGCGGCATGTCGCTGACCCTCGCGCTGGTCTACGCCACCCTCCTCGGGGTGGCGGGCTTCAGCCTGCTGTATGTCCAGGCCAACCCGCTGTCGGCGTTCTGCGCAGCTGTAGGCTTCGTGGTCTACGTTGGTTTCTACAGCCTCTGGCTGAAGCGCAAATCGGTGCACGGCACCTTGGTCGGCAGCCTGTCCGGTGCCATGCCTCCGGTGATCGGCTACTGCGCCGTAAGCAATAGCTTCGACCTGGCTGCAGTGACCCTGCTGGTGATGTTCAGCCTGTGGCAGATGCCGCACAGCTTCGCCATCGCAATCTTCCGCTTCAAGGATTACAGCGCTGCCAACATTCCGGTCCTGCCGGTGGCACGTGGTGTCCTTGCAGCGAAGAAGCAGATCGTGCTGTACGTGCTGGCCTTCCTGCTCGCTACCTTGATGCTCACCCTCGGCGGTTACGCCGGCCTCGGCTACCTGGCCGTGGCAGCAGCCATGGGCCTGTACTGGCTGTACATGGCCTGGGGTGGCTACAAGGCTGAAGACGACAGCAAGTGGGCCCGCAAGGTGTTTGGCTTCTCGATCCTCACTGTCACTGCCCTGAGCGTGATGATGGGTGTGGACAGCCAGACCGCTGCAGACGTGCTGATGACCTACGCGCGCTGA
- a CDS encoding GNAT family N-acetyltransferase, producing the protein MTPPRSFPTDLCLDSPRLQLRPMRHADAAQWLTIMADPEVMRYWHHAPWHDLAEAESALAADREAYTNGDQLKLGMYRRDNGELIGMVQLFNIDDVSRRGEIGYCLASAVQGRGYMDEALTCFIDYIAHTLHMRRLEGEIDPRNQGSARTLERQGFVLEGTLRARWCVAGELTDSGIYGLLLEPPVA; encoded by the coding sequence GTGACCCCACCCCGCAGTTTCCCCACTGACCTCTGCCTAGACAGCCCGCGTCTGCAGCTGCGCCCGATGCGCCACGCCGACGCTGCGCAATGGCTGACGATCATGGCCGACCCCGAGGTCATGCGTTACTGGCACCATGCCCCCTGGCACGACCTGGCCGAAGCCGAGAGCGCCCTGGCTGCCGACCGCGAAGCCTACACCAATGGCGACCAGCTCAAGCTGGGCATGTACCGCCGCGACAATGGCGAATTGATCGGCATGGTCCAGCTGTTCAACATCGACGATGTCTCGCGCCGTGGCGAGATCGGCTACTGCCTGGCCAGCGCCGTACAGGGCAGGGGCTACATGGACGAAGCGCTGACCTGTTTCATCGACTACATCGCCCATACCCTGCACATGCGCCGTCTGGAAGGCGAGATCGACCCACGCAACCAAGGCTCTGCACGCACCCTCGAACGGCAGGGCTTCGTCCTCGAAGGCACGTTGCGGGCGCGTTGGTGCGTGGCGGGCGAGTTGACCGACTCGGGCATCTACGGCCTGCTGCTCGAACCGCCTGTAGCATGA
- the cyoA gene encoding ubiquinol oxidase subunit II, producing MSKKRYPRLFGILPFLGMLLLSGCNWTLLDPKGQVGIEQKNLILIATGLMLLVVIPVIIMTVAFAWKYRASNKAATYTPDWSHSTKIEAAVWIIPIIIIIALGYVTYKSTHKLDPYRPLDSDVKPIQIDVVALDWKWLFIYPEQGIATVNKINFPANTPVNFRVTSDAVMNSFFIPGLGGQIYAMAGMTTKLHLIANENGEFDGISANYSGAGFTGMKFKATATSQEDFDKWVAEVKQSPLKLGKAEYEALAKPSEYNPVALYSEAPAELFQTIVDKYEGMNRGKPVHEEAGSKDLATTKGVESSMQPAAGAEE from the coding sequence ATGAGTAAAAAGCGTTACCCCAGACTGTTTGGCATATTGCCCTTTTTAGGCATGCTTTTACTCAGTGGGTGCAACTGGACCCTGCTCGACCCGAAAGGTCAGGTCGGCATTGAGCAAAAGAACCTGATCCTGATCGCTACCGGCCTGATGCTGCTGGTGGTCATTCCGGTCATCATCATGACCGTGGCGTTCGCCTGGAAGTACCGTGCTTCCAACAAGGCTGCCACCTACACCCCAGACTGGTCGCACTCGACCAAGATCGAAGCCGCGGTGTGGATCATCCCGATCATCATCATCATCGCCCTGGGTTACGTCACCTACAAGTCGACCCACAAGCTGGACCCGTACCGTCCGCTTGATTCGGACGTGAAGCCGATTCAGATCGACGTGGTCGCGCTGGACTGGAAATGGCTGTTCATCTACCCGGAACAGGGCATTGCCACGGTCAACAAGATCAACTTCCCGGCTAACACCCCGGTCAACTTCCGCGTCACCTCCGACGCCGTGATGAACTCGTTCTTCATCCCGGGCCTGGGTGGCCAGATCTACGCCATGGCCGGCATGACCACCAAGCTGCACCTGATCGCCAACGAAAACGGCGAGTTCGACGGTATCAGTGCCAACTACAGCGGCGCTGGCTTCACCGGCATGAAATTCAAGGCTACTGCTACCTCTCAGGAAGACTTCGACAAGTGGGTCGCCGAAGTGAAGCAGTCGCCACTGAAACTGGGCAAGGCCGAATACGAAGCCCTGGCCAAGCCTAGCGAATACAACCCAGTCGCGCTGTACAGCGAGGCACCAGCAGAGCTGTTCCAGACCATCGTCGACAAGTACGAAGGCATGAACCGCGGCAAGCCGGTCCACGAAGAAGCAGGCAGCAAAGATCTGGCCACAACCAAGGGTGTGGAATCGAGTATGCAACCAGCTGCCGGTGCAGAGGAGTAA
- a CDS encoding FecR family protein yields MNTGSIEEQAAEWVLRLGEGDLDAQEHAELQAWLNTDPRHQATLHRMQGVISQLQGLRQQRRPVAAALKVASQGSSVSRRTLLGLALTAALLGALPFAGVTPQAWFADLHTAPAQWHSETLADGSRITLAGNSLVDVQFSPSERRILLRKGQILIEVAHDCDRPLLVLTEEGSFRALGTRFVVSHTGQRSELTMLESRVEVRSAVSSDQRVARRGERVWVARDGLGALPAVDPQRVEQAWQQHQLVADGVPLDQVLDALAAQRRGILRFDRQAMQGLRVSAVLPLDDSERALRLLAEALPIRIGGFGRWWTTVERVPQAN; encoded by the coding sequence GTGAACACCGGGTCCATCGAAGAGCAGGCCGCCGAGTGGGTGTTGCGCCTGGGCGAGGGTGACCTGGACGCCCAGGAACATGCCGAGCTGCAAGCCTGGCTGAATACCGACCCCCGCCACCAGGCGACCTTGCATCGCATGCAGGGCGTGATCAGCCAGTTGCAGGGCCTGCGCCAGCAGCGTCGGCCCGTGGCTGCTGCGCTCAAAGTGGCGTCGCAGGGCAGCTCGGTCAGCCGCCGTACGCTACTCGGCCTGGCCCTGACTGCAGCGCTGCTGGGTGCCTTGCCCTTTGCCGGCGTCACCCCCCAGGCCTGGTTCGCCGACCTGCACACCGCGCCCGCCCAGTGGCACAGCGAAACGCTGGCCGATGGGTCGCGGATCACCCTGGCCGGCAACTCTTTGGTGGATGTGCAGTTCTCCCCCAGCGAGCGGCGCATCCTGCTGCGCAAGGGGCAAATTCTCATCGAGGTGGCTCATGACTGCGATCGGCCGTTGCTGGTACTGACCGAGGAAGGCAGTTTCCGTGCCTTGGGCACCCGCTTTGTGGTCAGTCATACCGGTCAGCGTAGCGAGCTGACCATGCTCGAATCCCGTGTTGAGGTGCGTAGCGCGGTGTCGAGTGATCAGAGGGTGGCCAGGCGTGGCGAGCGCGTCTGGGTGGCTCGCGATGGCCTGGGAGCGTTGCCGGCCGTCGACCCGCAACGCGTGGAGCAGGCCTGGCAGCAGCACCAGTTGGTGGCTGATGGCGTACCGCTGGACCAGGTGCTCGATGCGCTTGCCGCGCAACGTCGGGGTATTTTGCGCTTTGACCGGCAAGCCATGCAGGGCTTGCGGGTTTCCGCCGTGCTGCCACTGGATGACAGCGAACGCGCCTTGCGTCTTTTGGCCGAAGCACTGCCGATCCGTATTGGTGGCTTTGGCCGCTGGTGGACCACGGTCGAGCGCGTGCCGCAGGCAAATTGA
- the cyoD gene encoding cytochrome o ubiquinol oxidase subunit IV → MANAHDTHHEGNHGSVKSYMIGFILSIILTAIPFGLAMSPSLPKNLTVLIIVAMAVIQVVVHLVYFLHMDRSKEQRSNVSTFLFTALVIALLVGLSLWIMFSIHFEMMAK, encoded by the coding sequence ATGGCTAACGCACACGACACTCATCACGAAGGTAACCACGGCAGCGTCAAGTCGTACATGATCGGCTTCATCCTGTCGATCATCCTGACCGCGATCCCGTTCGGCCTGGCCATGTCGCCAAGCCTGCCGAAGAACCTGACCGTTCTGATCATCGTGGCCATGGCTGTGATTCAGGTAGTGGTACACCTCGTGTACTTCCTGCACATGGACCGCTCGAAAGAGCAGCGCTCCAATGTGTCGACGTTCCTGTTCACCGCGCTGGTAATCGCTCTGCTGGTCGGCCTGTCGCTGTGGATCATGTTCAGCATCCACTTCGAAATGATGGCCAAGTGA
- the alaC gene encoding alanine transaminase, whose product MANPGSPRRFARIDRLPPYVFNITAELKMAARRRGEDIIDLSMGNPDGATPPHIVEKLVQVAQREDTHGYSTSRGIPRLRRAISNWYKERYEVDIDPESEAIVTIGSKEGLAHLMLATLDQGDTVLVPNPSYPIHIYGAVIAGAQVRSVPLVPGVDFFNELERAIRESIPKPKMMILGFPSNPTAQCVELDFFERVVALAKQYDVLVVHDLAYADIVYDGWKAPSIMQVPGAKDIAVEFFTLSKSYNMAGWRIGFMVGNPELVSALARIKSYHDYGTFTPLQVAAIAALEGDQQCVRDIAEQYRQRRNLLVKGLHELGWMVENPKASMYVWAKIPEQYAHLGSLEFAKKLLAEAKVCVSPGIGFGDYGDDHVRFALIENQDRIRQAIRGIRQMFRADGLIQK is encoded by the coding sequence ATGGCCAATCCAGGTTCGCCGCGCCGCTTTGCGCGCATCGATCGTCTCCCCCCTTACGTCTTCAACATCACTGCCGAGCTCAAGATGGCTGCCCGCCGCCGTGGCGAGGACATCATCGACCTGAGCATGGGCAACCCCGATGGCGCGACTCCGCCGCATATCGTCGAGAAGCTGGTGCAGGTTGCCCAGCGCGAAGACACCCATGGCTACTCAACCTCACGCGGCATCCCGCGCCTGCGCCGGGCCATCTCCAACTGGTACAAGGAGCGCTACGAGGTCGACATCGACCCGGAAAGCGAAGCCATCGTCACCATCGGCTCGAAAGAGGGCCTGGCGCACCTGATGCTCGCCACCCTCGACCAGGGCGACACGGTGCTGGTGCCCAACCCCAGCTACCCGATCCATATCTACGGCGCAGTGATTGCCGGCGCCCAGGTGCGTTCCGTGCCGCTGGTACCGGGCGTGGACTTCTTCAACGAGCTGGAACGGGCGATCCGCGAATCGATCCCCAAGCCGAAGATGATGATTCTCGGTTTCCCGTCCAACCCCACTGCCCAGTGCGTGGAGCTGGACTTCTTCGAGCGCGTGGTGGCCCTGGCCAAGCAGTACGACGTACTGGTGGTGCACGACCTGGCCTACGCCGACATCGTCTACGACGGCTGGAAGGCCCCATCGATCATGCAGGTGCCGGGCGCCAAGGACATCGCGGTGGAGTTCTTCACCCTGTCCAAGAGCTACAACATGGCCGGCTGGCGGATCGGCTTCATGGTCGGCAACCCCGAGCTGGTCAGTGCCCTGGCGCGGATCAAGAGCTACCACGACTACGGCACCTTCACCCCGCTGCAGGTGGCCGCCATCGCCGCGCTGGAAGGCGACCAGCAATGTGTACGCGATATTGCCGAGCAGTACCGCCAGCGCCGCAACCTGCTGGTCAAGGGCCTGCACGAGCTGGGCTGGATGGTCGAGAACCCCAAGGCGTCGATGTATGTGTGGGCGAAAATCCCGGAACAGTACGCGCACCTGGGATCGCTGGAGTTCGCCAAGAAACTGCTGGCCGAGGCCAAGGTCTGCGTGTCGCCGGGCATCGGTTTTGGTGACTATGGCGACGACCATGTGCGCTTCGCCCTGATCGAGAACCAGGACCGGATTCGCCAGGCGATTCGCGGTATTCGCCAGATGTTCCGCGCCGATGGATTGATCCAGAAATGA
- the cyoC gene encoding cytochrome o ubiquinol oxidase subunit III has product MSSQVIHGGAHGHDHAHDDHHHDSGQMTVLGFWLYLMTDCILFASLFATYAVLSGSFAGGPSGHDIFQLDFVAVETLFLLLSSITFGFAMLKMFDGKKAGVLGWLAVTFLFGAGFIAMEIYEFHHLIGEGFGPTRSGFLSGFFALVGTHGLHVTAGLIWMAIMMYQINKHGITPTAKTRMSCLSLFWHFLDVVWICVFTVVYLLGVL; this is encoded by the coding sequence ATGTCCAGTCAAGTAATCCACGGTGGCGCGCATGGTCATGACCATGCTCACGATGACCACCACCACGACTCGGGCCAGATGACCGTCCTCGGTTTCTGGCTGTACCTGATGACCGACTGCATCCTGTTTGCGTCGCTCTTCGCCACCTACGCGGTGCTGTCCGGCAGTTTTGCCGGCGGCCCGTCGGGTCACGACATCTTCCAGCTCGACTTCGTAGCTGTTGAAACGCTGTTCCTGCTGCTGTCCTCGATCACCTTCGGCTTCGCCATGCTGAAGATGTTCGACGGCAAGAAAGCTGGCGTACTGGGCTGGTTGGCTGTGACCTTCCTGTTCGGTGCAGGCTTCATCGCGATGGAAATCTATGAATTCCATCACCTGATCGGCGAAGGCTTCGGCCCGACCCGCAGTGGCTTCCTGTCGGGCTTCTTCGCCCTGGTAGGTACCCACGGTCTGCACGTGACCGCCGGCCTGATCTGGATGGCAATCATGATGTACCAGATCAACAAGCACGGCATCACGCCGACCGCCAAGACCCGCATGAGCTGCCTGAGCCTGTTCTGGCACTTCCTGGACGTGGTCTGGATCTGCGTATTCACCGTCGTCTACCTGCTGGGAGTTCTGTAA